A stretch of DNA from Strigops habroptila isolate Jane chromosome 10, bStrHab1.2.pri, whole genome shotgun sequence:
ACAACAACACATCCATTGTGCAGGATGAAATTCTGGCTCATCGCTTGGGCCTCATCCCTATCCGAGCAGACCCACGGCTCTTCGAATATAGAAACCAAGGTGAGAGTCTTGgatcaaacaaaaatattggAGGTTTCCCCCAAAGCGGGAAATCAGGGTCATGTAAACAGAGCAGAAGTGTGATTCCATAGAGGCTCATGCTGTTCTCCCCTTCCCAGGAGATGAGGAAGGCACAGAAATTGATACTCTGCAGTTccagctgaaaataaaatgtagccGAAACCCTCAGGCAGCCAAGGAATCATCTGATCCTAATGAATTATATTTCAATCACAAAGGTGAGATCTCTCCTGAAATaggtgctttttctttcctgttttggtCTTGAGATACAggattttgtctgttttctcaGCCCTGTGAGCTGAGAGAGCTGATACCCTCATTTTGCTAAACTTTTTGCCATCTCCAGTCCTGTACAGGTCAGTGATTAGCACTGGCTGATGCTGTGGCTTCTCTTTGCAGTGTACAGTAAACATATGACATGGGTGCCCTTGGGGAATCAGACAGACCTCTTTCCAGATGCTGACTTCCGACCTGTTCATGATGACATCCTCATTGCGCTGTTGCGACCTGGCCAGGAAATAGATGTGCTTATGCACTGTGTCAAGGGTATAGGTTAGTCGTGGGTCCTGGGGCAGTGGGAGGAGGAATGTGAGTGCTTGGAGTAGGGCACAGCTGTGTGAAGGGGAAGGGTGGAGAACTGGCTTTCCCCCATGAACTTAGGCCCTGGCATCCTTGTACTCTCCTTCTCTGAGGCCTGCCCTCATCTTTGACTCTTAACTCTTCATGCAGGTAAAGATCATGCCAAGTTTTCTCCTGTGGCCACAGCTAGTTATCGACTGCTTCCTGACATTACTCTCCTCCAGCCTGTTGAGGATGAGGCAGCTGAGATGTTGCAGAAGTGCTTTTCCCCTGGAGTCATTGAGATCCAGAATATCAAGGGTacttttttcctgctctaaGTGCCTTGTTCCTTACAAGCTTTAGCAGAGACCAAATGCAGACTAGAGTCAAACCTTGTAGAGACAAAACCTCACTGTAATATTGACTTGCAGATCAGCAACTGTTTGTGCTATTCTGAACCTGGTTTTATGGATTAGTGGCTGTCACATGCAGATGTGTTGGGTGACGAACTGGGATCTCCCTGAAATGCTAAGGCATTGGATGCCTGTCCTCAGAGCTCTGCAGTTTCCAGTGCTGTTGTTTGTAAGCCTGGGTAGTGAGCTTGCTctttccagcagctgagcaTGGAGATGTCTTGTGTCCTGCCCAGGGGTAAGGTACTTACAAGCTTTGTGATTGGGTTGGAACTGTTCAAGAGACCAGTTTTGTCAGGTTGAAGTTTTCCTGCTGGCGACTTGCTAATTCTTTATAGTGGTGGCTTCACTGCCTTTGCTGGAGGGGAGTGCATGTCTGAGGGATAAGCACCTGCTGTGTCCACAAGGCACCCATCTGCTGCCCGCACCCATTTCGTTTCATCTTTTCCCCTTTAGGAAAAAAGGTGGCAAGAGTAGCCAATGCACGGCTGGACACGTTCAGCAGAGAAGTTTTCCGTCACGAGAGTCTGAAGAACGTCGTGCGCCTGGCAAGAGTTCGGAGTCATTACATCTGTAAGTGCCCCATGGTCCACAGAGCAGAGAGCCCTGCTGTGGTTTGTCCAAACAAGCAGAGACTGCCAGCACGTATAGCTCACCCCCCTAGCATCAGCATTCATACATTCATATTCCAGTGGGTAGCTGCTGAGGTTGTGGTTCAGTGTTGCTTTGGGATTTAATGTGTTTGTGCTTCCTGCCAGCAAGTGTAACCTCTTCTCCTCTGTCTGTGAAGATGTGGCTTGGTGGAAGCATGGTGTAAGGGAAGATGAGGGACAGAAATGCTGGCGCTAGGTGTAGGCTGAAGCTGCCTAGTGGCTGTGCTGACTTGTGTCTCTGTGCAGTTTCAGTGGAGTCAACGGGTATCTTGCCTCCAGATGTGCTGGTGAGTGAAGCCATCAAGATCCTGATGGGAAAGTGTCAGCGCTTCCTGAATGAGCTGGACTCAGTGCCTATGGAATGAGCAGGCTGGGAAGCATATCCCTGCACTGTTGTCCTGGGCTTCCTGCACCTGCCTGCAGGAGTGATTCCTCTTGCATCGGCAAGAGGTTTGAGATGGGCTTGTTAAGAGTCCTAGGACCACCTCTTTGAATTTGCTTTGAATGAGCCTCAGTGAGGAGATGCACtaaaataaaggcttttctttACAGCTGTCTCCTTCTGTGCTGTTCACCATTGTGAGACtaatacacagaaaagaaagcagctgcaggTCTAAAGATGAGtagcagtttttattttaggttGTATGCAGTATGTGGAGAGACATGGCAATGTACTAAAGGACTTTGCAGCAGGTCAGTGAGATTTAACAAGTCAGTATCAGTGCAGGACTGTTGCAGGTATCTCAGACCAGCTCTGGGGTAGTTAATGTGGTAGATAAAAGGCTGTATTGTCAGAGGGCTGGGACAcctcttctgtgaagaaagaCTGAGAGTTGGGGAGActctccagggagaccttagtGTGGCCTTTCAGTATATCAAGGGGGCATGGAGAAAACCTTACCAGgacctgtagtgacaggacaagggacaacatttttaaactggaagagggtacACTTAGATTGGACATAAGGtgtttttttacagtgagggtggtggcAAAATGctgaacaggttgcccacagaagctgtggatgccctACTCCTGGAAGTGTTAgactgggctttgagcaaccagATCTAGTGAAAGATATCCCTGCCCCCAGCAGGGTGGAGGGCGTGTGGATTAGATGGGCTTTGGCAGTCCTTTGCAGCCCAAAtaagtctatgattctatgatgcagTACTGGGCTTCTCTGTGCAAAGGCGGGGTTTAAAACCATGCTCTGTAAGGATGGATTGCCCCTTCTTAAATCTCTCAAGCATTTCTTCCCAGGTGCTAGGTTTGACTACTCTGTTCTCCCTTCCAGTGACGGAATGGACGTTGGGCTGACCAGCAGCACTGGATGGTGGAGGGCAAGTGACAGTCAAAGGCTTGTCTCCACACAGGGAAGCCTGGGAGCACTTGCAAGCTAGTCTCAGGGGTGAGCACTATTTGTCAGCACTGGGTAGGTCTTGGCTTGTGAAAGTTGCTCTTGACAAGCTGATGAAGGATCTGGAACGTCAGAGAAGGGCTGGGAGTACTGGTGCATCCCAGTTGCTTAAGTCAGTTCTCACAACCATGCTAGAATTTAGGGTAGCAAATTGTACTTCTTCTTTTACCTGTTTCACTGGGATATAGCTACTAACACAATAAACATCTGTGCAGGTGTTAGTAGTCTGGAATGGTTCATCCTCTCCCTGATAATGTATGTTGACTACCAGCAAAGGTGCTCCCTGTGTGGTAGCTGGAATAAGGAGTGCTGAACAATCTTTAGGAAGGCAGTCTGGGCAGAGAAGGTCTCAGATCTTACCAAAATAGATAGAAGGATAAAAATGAAACGTGACACCATGTGTATGAAACTGGAATAGCTTTACTGACATTCAGAGGTGTAACACAACCAGCTCAGAGACAGCTTCAGATTTAAACATTCCTACAAAAAAGGTTCtaaaaaccatttaaaaaaaaccccttgtgtCTAGCATGAAGTCACagaatgttaaaaatatcaCAACACAATAAATACACCCAGCCTTTGCTAGAGCCAGGAGCCACGTTAGCTCAGAGGTTAAAAAAGTTTGAGGCCAGGAGGAAAGTGGAgggtgctggtggcacaggAAGGGCAGGAGGGTGAGTGGATTCCCAAGGcctgctcttcctttctgtgctcCCATCCCTCCCAACCCCAGCTCTTCTATCCAGTCGGTCCAGGTGGAGACACCACCTTAACTGCCTGCCACAGTTTATCACTTGTTCTGGCTCCTGGCTGGCAAAACTGCCAGATAGCTGTGGACAGACCCTGCCAGCTCCTGTGCTAACACTAGGACAGGTCGAGTGAACCATCTGTCATGTCAAGAACCACCAGCTTTGCAGACTGGAGTGGCTTGATAGAGTCCCACCTCATCTAAAACCCAGTTTCTGACCTGACTCCCCCCTGTAAACTGCAGTATAAACCCACCCCGCCAGCCCCACCGTACAATTCTCCCAGAAGTACCACACTGGGTAAAAACACAGGCTACTATCACCTCCACAGCAACAGGGTAAGGAGATCCCTTTTGGTTTGCAGGTGCTTCAGATATTGGTCCAGGTTTTGTGTGCCCTGCACTGGCCATATTCTAGTCTACAGGGcatggtaaaaagaaaagataatttaaaaaaactgtCCTGCTCCCCCTGAGAGATGTCCAAGAAAGGCTGGCACAAAGGAAAAGCCTTCCCTTTGGCTCTGGGTAGAACAAGCTCTATGatcacatatatacacatatgtatgtatatatacgtATGACAACATCTGCCTCTTTGTAGAGAGCAGCTGCACCTTAGAAAGGCTGATCTCAAGGGAGATCCTAGAGTACTGCGAGGCTTCCTGGCACACAGCCCTcagcccaaggctctgtcctgGAGGGAAACGGATCCATCAGAACACCAGTCCGCTGGGGACAAGTGCTGACAGGCGTGACAGGAGTGTCTGATGTCTCCCTACAAAGCCTGGCTGCTAGCGcccagaggaagagaagggtAACCCCTTTCCACACAGTGCACTACTCTGCCCTTTGCACTAATCCTAAACCCCAGGGATGAAGAGGTGGAGCAAAAGTCACCCAAGGCTACAGGATGACCAGGCTTTACCTAATGGAGTCTACGGGCTCAGCTCCCACcttgcagagaagcagaggtCTAAAGATGCTCGTCaatggaggggaaggaagcaggGAAAGCTTAATAGACTGTTTCATATTGCCACCACAGGCCCCATCCCAGTGTAGGGAGGAGAATGGGACGGGACCCATAAGGGGCTTTATTCAGATGAATGCTTGTGGAGGCGATGACGAGAAGAATCTAATGTGCTTACTATGAGGAGAGACAAAATATAAGGTACGAGAGGAGatggctgcagcatcccaggctCAGGACTCAAAGAGTGCAGTGAAGCCCTCTCCATCCTCATTTTCTAGCACATCCGTCTCCAGTGATGGCTTGACCTTTTTGAAGAGAGATGGGAGGTTCCGGA
This window harbors:
- the POLR1C gene encoding DNA-directed RNA polymerases I and III subunit RPAC1 isoform X2; translation: MAAKRRTEEMRDRVVLGEFGVRNVHTTDFPGNYSGYDDAWDQRRFEEAFRVDVIREDGDALEFDMVGIDAAIANAFRRILLAEVPTMAVEKVFVYNNTSIVQDEILAHRLGLIPIRADPRLFEYRNQGDEEGTEIDTLQFQLKIKCSRNPQAAKESSDPNELYFNHKGKDHAKFSPVATASYRLLPDITLLQPVEDEAAEMLQKCFSPGVIEIQNIKGKKVARVANARLDTFSREVFRHESLKNVVRLARVRSHYIFSVESTGILPPDVLVSEAIKILMGKCQRFLNELDSVPME
- the POLR1C gene encoding DNA-directed RNA polymerases I and III subunit RPAC1 isoform X1, whose product is MAAKRRTEEMRDRVVLGEFGVRNVHTTDFPGNYSGYDDAWDQRRFEEAFRVDVIREDGDALEFDMVGIDAAIANAFRRILLAEVPTMAVEKVFVYNNTSIVQDEILAHRLGLIPIRADPRLFEYRNQGDEEGTEIDTLQFQLKIKCSRNPQAAKESSDPNELYFNHKVYSKHMTWVPLGNQTDLFPDADFRPVHDDILIALLRPGQEIDVLMHCVKGIGKDHAKFSPVATASYRLLPDITLLQPVEDEAAEMLQKCFSPGVIEIQNIKGKKVARVANARLDTFSREVFRHESLKNVVRLARVRSHYIFSVESTGILPPDVLVSEAIKILMGKCQRFLNELDSVPME
- the POLR1C gene encoding DNA-directed RNA polymerases I and III subunit RPAC1 isoform X3, whose amino-acid sequence is MVGIDAAIANAFRRILLAEVPTMAVEKVFVYNNTSIVQDEILAHRLGLIPIRADPRLFEYRNQGDEEGTEIDTLQFQLKIKCSRNPQAAKESSDPNELYFNHKVYSKHMTWVPLGNQTDLFPDADFRPVHDDILIALLRPGQEIDVLMHCVKGIGKDHAKFSPVATASYRLLPDITLLQPVEDEAAEMLQKCFSPGVIEIQNIKGKKVARVANARLDTFSREVFRHESLKNVVRLARVRSHYIFSVESTGILPPDVLVSEAIKILMGKCQRFLNELDSVPME